The Acidobacteriota bacterium genome includes a region encoding these proteins:
- a CDS encoding recombinase family protein, with product MAANTRVSTSEEQSAKPQLLDLRKYASQRGWKIAGEYVDEAVSGTKSSRPALNRLMDDGKKRRFDIVLVWRFDRFARSTRHLLISLEEFRDVGIDFVSFQESIDTTSPLGMAVFTIVSAVAQLERDIIAERVKAGLRKAKAEGKELGPPKADIDAERLREMAEKGMSLRQMARLLKVGKSTVARKLKRLGQRQSGTLG from the coding sequence ATGGCCGCCAACACCCGCGTCTCTACTTCGGAGGAGCAGTCGGCCAAGCCCCAGCTATTAGACTTGCGCAAGTACGCTTCGCAACGGGGCTGGAAGATCGCCGGGGAGTATGTGGACGAAGCGGTAAGCGGAACCAAGAGCAGCCGCCCGGCCCTCAACCGCCTGATGGACGATGGCAAGAAGCGCCGCTTCGACATCGTGCTTGTCTGGCGCTTTGACCGCTTCGCCCGCTCGACCCGCCATCTGCTGATCTCGCTTGAGGAGTTCCGCGATGTGGGCATCGACTTCGTGAGTTTCCAGGAATCCATCGACACCACCAGCCCTCTAGGAATGGCTGTGTTCACCATCGTCAGCGCCGTGGCCCAGCTTGAGCGGGATATCATCGCCGAGAGGGTCAAGGCCGGGCTGAGGAAGGCCAAGGCGGAAGGCAAGGAGTTGGGACCGCCAAAGGCCGATATCGATGCTGAGAGGCTTCGAGAGATGGCCGAGAAGGGTATGAGCCTGAGACAGATGGCTAGGCTGCTGAAGGTGGGGAAATCGACCGTGGCCCGCAAGCTCAAAAGGTTGGGCCAGCGTCAGAGTGGTACTCTTGGCTAG